In a genomic window of Littorina saxatilis isolate snail1 linkage group LG6, US_GU_Lsax_2.0, whole genome shotgun sequence:
- the LOC138969380 gene encoding uncharacterized protein, which yields MLSPPAQRKKTCQGMVTTSQQSLVFSMAGWHPVALAPQAMMLPAQSVSRLTSPNNVQLPTDLTVLQQQLRTTASSGDVPLPPASSGDVPLPPASSGDVPIKPASSGDEQDEDLYRPESDFDSDSTPSSCDYPMLSPPAQRKKTCQGMVTTSQQSLVFSMAGWHPVALAPQAMMLPAQSVSRLTSPNNVQLPTDLTVLQQQLRTPASSGDVPLPPASSGDVPLPPASSGDVPLPPASFGDVPIKPASSGDDRMKTTVTIRRVILILMAHLFQATCTTTQCCHHLQKGRKHAKKYQTNTMYCHLPQTDCHLPQMSCHLPQMDCHLPQTDCQTFLPRNRNDLAYIVANFKVCSSDTYKENILMK from the exons GCATGGTTACAACAAGTCAGCAAAGTCTGGTTTTCTCGATGGCTGGTTGGCACCCCGTTGCCTTGGCACCTCAAGCAATGATGTTGCCAGCGCAGTCTGTGTCTCGTCTTACGTCTCCCAACAATGTCCAGCTTCCCACCGACCTTACTGTCCTTCAGCAGCAGCTCAGGACTACAG cctcatctggagatgtaccgctaccaccagcctcatctggagatgtaccgctaccaccagcctcatctggagatgtaccgataAAACCAGCCTCTTCTGGAGATGAACAG gatGAAGACTTATACCGTCCGGAgagtgattttgattctgaTAGCACACCTTCTTCCTGCGATTACCCTATGCTGTCACCACCTGCACAAAGGAAGAAAACTTGCCAAG GCATGGTTACAACAAGTCAGCAAAGTCTGGTTTTCTCGATGGCTGGTTGGCACCCCGTTGCCTTGGCACCTCAAGCAATGATGTTGCCAGCGCAGTCTGTGTCTCGTCTTACGTCTCCCAACAATGTCCAGCTTCCCACCGACCTTACTGTCCTTCAGCAGCAGCTCAGGACTCCAG cctcatctggagatgtaccgctaccaccagcctcatctggagatgtaccgctaccaccagcctcatctggagatgtaccgctaccaccagcctcatttgGAGATGTACCGATAaaaccagcctcatctggagatgacAG gatGAAGACTACAGTTACGATCCGGAGagtgattctgattctgatggCACACCTTTTTCAAGCTACATGTACTACTACTCAATGCTGTCACCACctgcaaaaaggaagaaaacatgCCAAG aaaTACCAGACAAACACGATGTACTGCCACCTGCCTCAAACGGACTGCCACCTGCCTCAGATGAGCTGCCACCTGCCTCAAATGGACTGCCACCTGCCTCAGACGGACTGCCAAACATTTCTTCCAAGAAACCGAAACGACCTTGCCTATATTGTGGCCAATTTCAAAGTGTGCTCATCAGACActtacaaagaaaacattctaATGAAGTAA